A region of Labeo rohita strain BAU-BD-2019 chromosome 2, IGBB_LRoh.1.0, whole genome shotgun sequence DNA encodes the following proteins:
- the cmpk gene encoding UMP-CMP kinase, producing MIVGLLHRLSEKLPSVVHRLSVMMKPQVVFVLGGPGAGKGTQCAKIVENYSYTHLSAGDLLREERSRTGSEFGQLIDNYIKEGKIVPVEITINLLKKAMEQTMKADEKKFRFLIDGFPRNQDNLQGWNTVMDGKADVKFVLFFDCSNEVCIDRCLERGKSSGRTDDNRESLEKRIQTYLQSTRPIIEQYEKQGKVRKIDASRSVDEVFGDVKNLLDKEG from the exons ATGATTGTGGGTTTGCTGCACAGGCTGTCGGAGAAGCTTCCAAGCGTTGTGCACAGGTTGAGTGTGATGATGAagccgcaggttgtttttgttttgggcGGGCCTGGCGCGGGGAAAGGGACACAATGCGCGAAAATCGTGGAG AACTACAGCTACACTCACCTGTCTGCCGGAGACCTGCTGAGAGAGGAGCGCAGCCGCACGGGCTCCGAGTTTGGTCAGCTCATTGACAACTACATCAAAGAGGGCAAGATAGTTCCCGTTGAAATCACCATCAACTTGCTGAAAAAG GCAATGGAACAGACCATGAAAGCCGATGAAAAGAAGTTCCGCTTTCTCATCGATGGTTTCCCACGAAATCAAGACAACCTGCAGGGATGGAACACTGTCATGGATGGGAAGGCAGATGTCAagtttgttcttttctttgactGCAGTAATGAG GTGTGCATTGACAGATGTTTAGAGCGGGGGAAGAGCAGTGGACGCACTGATGACAACAGAGAAAGTCTAGAGAAAAG GATCCAGACGTACCTCCAGTCCACACGGCCCATTATAGAGCAGTACGAGAAGCAGGGGAAGGTGCGCAAGATTGATGCCTCCCGATCAGTGGATGAG GTGTTTGGGGATGTGAAAAACCTTCTGGATAAAGAAGGCTAA
- the bcl6ab gene encoding BCL6A transcription repressor b isoform X2, with the protein MSSAADGCIKFTHHAGDVLFNFNRLRSRNILTDVTIVVGGQQFRAHKTVLMACSGLFYSMFADAYKSSLSVISLDPKVDPDGFAILLEFMYTSCLTLKDNFIIATLNTATYLQMEHVMDTCQRFMDSRGLCVKQSRAEMLVNHGHLSSEAPFILSDALNTQSSVNFSTYGPPSLHYAVSTSTESPSRFYRHLPLPMDTSNTANPLWQIPKTGVIARQQHSPPESGVLTRTVTNKEATEAREEKNRPSVLFRSARAEGDRKSPVLEVENIEACHTGAPKSPLRSDCQPNSPAESSSCSRGAASPPSSISHPKARNWKKYKFIVLNSTDGANDNSSPTPTHMVTESTNKSSEARGQPIMDSRSTDECIKTEERDTSLSNTLTEESSPAPTKSEGFRLYCNDCESKNESYAEKPRWLEDGKPYKCDGCQTMFCYNGILASHKSGHTGEKPYRCNVCGAQFNRPANLKTHSRIHSGEKPYKCETCGSRFVQVAHLRAHVLIHTGEKPYPCDICGTRFRHLQTLKSHLRIHTGEKPYHCENCDLHFRHKSQLRLHLRQKHGAVTNTKVQYRRSRTDLPVGSLVTS; encoded by the exons ATGTCAAGTGCAGCAGACGGCTGCATCAAGTTCACTCACCATGCTGGTGATGTGCTGTTCAACTTCAACCGCCTCCGCAGCAGAAACATCCTGACCGATGTTACCATTGTGGTTGGTGGGCAGCAGTTCCGGGCACATAAGACTGTTCTGATGGCATGCAG CGGCCTTTTCTACTCCATGTTTGCAGACGCTTATAAAAGCTCCTTGAGCGTTATAAGTTTAGATCCAAAGGTGGACCCCGATGGCTTCGCCATATTGTTGGAGTTCATGTATACATCCTGCCTCACGCTTAAAGATAACTTCATTATAGCCACCCTCAACACAGCCACATACTTACAGATGGAGCATGTGATGGACACATGCCAGAGGTTCATGGACTCCAG gGGCTTGTGTGTAAAGCAGAGCAGAGCAGAGATGCTGGTTAATCACGGCCATTTATCTTCAGAAGCTCCCTTTATCCTCAGCGATGCCCTGAACACCCAATCCAGCGTGAACTTCAGCACTTACGGTCCTCCCAGCCTGCACTATGCAGTCAGCACTTCCACCGAAAGCCCTTCTCGCTTCTACAGACATCTACCTCTCCCCATGGACACCTCCAACACCGCAAACCCCCTCTGGCAGATCCCGAAGACCGGCGTGATAGCCCGTCAGCAGCACTCCCCGCCAGAAAGCGGAGTCTTGACTCGGACCGTGACTAACAAAGAAGCCACGGAAGCCAGAGAAGAGAAGAACCGTCCATCTGTGCTCTTTCGTTCAGCTCGAGCTGAGGGAGACAGGAAGTCTCCGGTTCTGGAGGTGGAGAACATCGAAGCGTGTCACACCGGCGCACCCAAGAGTCCTCTCAGGTCAGACTGCCAACCCAACTCACCCGCGGAGTCCAGCAGCTGCAGTCGAGGAGCGGCGTCTCCTCCCAGCTCCATCAGTCACCCGAAGGCCCGCAACTGGAAGAAGTACAAGTTCATTGTGCTGAACTCCACAGATGGAGCGAATGACAACAGCTCACCAACTCCAACTCACATGGTCACAGaatccaccaataagagcagtgAAGCCCGAGGGCAACCCATTATGGATAGCAG ATCTACTGATGAATGCATCAAAACAGAGGAGCGTGACACTTCACTTTCCAACACTTTGACAGAGGAGAGCAGCCCAGCACCCACAAAATCAG AAGGGTTCAGACTCTACTGTAACGACTGCGAGTCCAAGAACGAATCTTACGCAGAGAAGCCGCGGTGGCTGGAGGACGGAAAACCATACAAATGTGACGGCTGTCAGACCATGTTCTGCTATAATGGAATTCTAGCGAGCCACAAGTCTGGGCACACAG GAGAAAAACCGTACCGCTGCAACGTATGTGGAGCTCAGTTCAACAGACCTGCCAATCTGAAAACACACTCACGGATCCACTCAGGAGAAAAACCATACAAATGTGAAACCTGCGGCTCACGCTTCGTGCAG GTGGCTCATTTGAGGGCACACGTCctgatccacactggagagaaaccgtacCCGTGTGACATCTGCGGCACGCGCTTCCGCCACCTTCAGACGCTGAAGAGTCACTTACGAATACACACAGGAGAGAAACCTTATCAT TGTGAGAATTGTGACCTGCACTTCCGTCACAAGAGTCAGCTGCGTCTGCATCTGCGACAAAAGCACGGTGCCGTCACCAACACCAAGGTCCAGTACCGCAGAAGCAGAACAGACCTGCCCGTCGGCTCCCTCGTGACCTCTTGA
- the bcl6ab gene encoding BCL6A transcription repressor b isoform X3, producing MSSAADGCIKFTHHAGDVLFNFNRLRSRNILTDVTIVVGGQQFRAHKTVLMACSGLFYSMFADAYKSSLSVISLDPKVDPDGFAILLEFMYTSCLTLKDNFIIATLNTATYLQMEHVMDTCQRFMDSRGLCVKQSRAEMLVNHGHLSSEAPFILSDALNTQSSVNFSTYGPPSLHYAVSTSTESPSRFYRHLPLPMDTSNTANPLWQIPKTGVIARQQHSPPESGVLTRTVTNKEATEAREEKNRPSVLFRSARAEGDRKSPVLEVENIEACHTGAPKSPLRSDCQPNSPAESSSCSRGAASPPSSISHPKARNWKKYKFIVLNSTDGANDNSSPTPTHMVTESTNKSSEARGQPIMDSRSTDECIKTEERDTSLSNTLTEESSPAPTKSGFRLYCNDCESKNESYAEKPRWLEDGKPYKCDGCQTMFCYNGILASHKSGHTAGEKPYRCNVCGAQFNRPANLKTHSRIHSGEKPYKCETCGSRFVQVAHLRAHVLIHTGEKPYPCDICGTRFRHLQTLKSHLRIHTGEKPYHCENCDLHFRHKSQLRLHLRQKHGAVTNTKVQYRRSRTDLPVGSLVTS from the exons ATGTCAAGTGCAGCAGACGGCTGCATCAAGTTCACTCACCATGCTGGTGATGTGCTGTTCAACTTCAACCGCCTCCGCAGCAGAAACATCCTGACCGATGTTACCATTGTGGTTGGTGGGCAGCAGTTCCGGGCACATAAGACTGTTCTGATGGCATGCAG CGGCCTTTTCTACTCCATGTTTGCAGACGCTTATAAAAGCTCCTTGAGCGTTATAAGTTTAGATCCAAAGGTGGACCCCGATGGCTTCGCCATATTGTTGGAGTTCATGTATACATCCTGCCTCACGCTTAAAGATAACTTCATTATAGCCACCCTCAACACAGCCACATACTTACAGATGGAGCATGTGATGGACACATGCCAGAGGTTCATGGACTCCAG gGGCTTGTGTGTAAAGCAGAGCAGAGCAGAGATGCTGGTTAATCACGGCCATTTATCTTCAGAAGCTCCCTTTATCCTCAGCGATGCCCTGAACACCCAATCCAGCGTGAACTTCAGCACTTACGGTCCTCCCAGCCTGCACTATGCAGTCAGCACTTCCACCGAAAGCCCTTCTCGCTTCTACAGACATCTACCTCTCCCCATGGACACCTCCAACACCGCAAACCCCCTCTGGCAGATCCCGAAGACCGGCGTGATAGCCCGTCAGCAGCACTCCCCGCCAGAAAGCGGAGTCTTGACTCGGACCGTGACTAACAAAGAAGCCACGGAAGCCAGAGAAGAGAAGAACCGTCCATCTGTGCTCTTTCGTTCAGCTCGAGCTGAGGGAGACAGGAAGTCTCCGGTTCTGGAGGTGGAGAACATCGAAGCGTGTCACACCGGCGCACCCAAGAGTCCTCTCAGGTCAGACTGCCAACCCAACTCACCCGCGGAGTCCAGCAGCTGCAGTCGAGGAGCGGCGTCTCCTCCCAGCTCCATCAGTCACCCGAAGGCCCGCAACTGGAAGAAGTACAAGTTCATTGTGCTGAACTCCACAGATGGAGCGAATGACAACAGCTCACCAACTCCAACTCACATGGTCACAGaatccaccaataagagcagtgAAGCCCGAGGGCAACCCATTATGGATAGCAG ATCTACTGATGAATGCATCAAAACAGAGGAGCGTGACACTTCACTTTCCAACACTTTGACAGAGGAGAGCAGCCCAGCACCCACAAAATCAG GGTTCAGACTCTACTGTAACGACTGCGAGTCCAAGAACGAATCTTACGCAGAGAAGCCGCGGTGGCTGGAGGACGGAAAACCATACAAATGTGACGGCTGTCAGACCATGTTCTGCTATAATGGAATTCTAGCGAGCCACAAGTCTGGGCACACAG CAGGAGAAAAACCGTACCGCTGCAACGTATGTGGAGCTCAGTTCAACAGACCTGCCAATCTGAAAACACACTCACGGATCCACTCAGGAGAAAAACCATACAAATGTGAAACCTGCGGCTCACGCTTCGTGCAG GTGGCTCATTTGAGGGCACACGTCctgatccacactggagagaaaccgtacCCGTGTGACATCTGCGGCACGCGCTTCCGCCACCTTCAGACGCTGAAGAGTCACTTACGAATACACACAGGAGAGAAACCTTATCAT TGTGAGAATTGTGACCTGCACTTCCGTCACAAGAGTCAGCTGCGTCTGCATCTGCGACAAAAGCACGGTGCCGTCACCAACACCAAGGTCCAGTACCGCAGAAGCAGAACAGACCTGCCCGTCGGCTCCCTCGTGACCTCTTGA
- the bcl6ab gene encoding BCL6A transcription repressor b isoform X1 codes for MSSAADGCIKFTHHAGDVLFNFNRLRSRNILTDVTIVVGGQQFRAHKTVLMACSGLFYSMFADAYKSSLSVISLDPKVDPDGFAILLEFMYTSCLTLKDNFIIATLNTATYLQMEHVMDTCQRFMDSRGLCVKQSRAEMLVNHGHLSSEAPFILSDALNTQSSVNFSTYGPPSLHYAVSTSTESPSRFYRHLPLPMDTSNTANPLWQIPKTGVIARQQHSPPESGVLTRTVTNKEATEAREEKNRPSVLFRSARAEGDRKSPVLEVENIEACHTGAPKSPLRSDCQPNSPAESSSCSRGAASPPSSISHPKARNWKKYKFIVLNSTDGANDNSSPTPTHMVTESTNKSSEARGQPIMDSRSTDECIKTEERDTSLSNTLTEESSPAPTKSEGFRLYCNDCESKNESYAEKPRWLEDGKPYKCDGCQTMFCYNGILASHKSGHTAGEKPYRCNVCGAQFNRPANLKTHSRIHSGEKPYKCETCGSRFVQVAHLRAHVLIHTGEKPYPCDICGTRFRHLQTLKSHLRIHTGEKPYHCENCDLHFRHKSQLRLHLRQKHGAVTNTKVQYRRSRTDLPVGSLVTS; via the exons ATGTCAAGTGCAGCAGACGGCTGCATCAAGTTCACTCACCATGCTGGTGATGTGCTGTTCAACTTCAACCGCCTCCGCAGCAGAAACATCCTGACCGATGTTACCATTGTGGTTGGTGGGCAGCAGTTCCGGGCACATAAGACTGTTCTGATGGCATGCAG CGGCCTTTTCTACTCCATGTTTGCAGACGCTTATAAAAGCTCCTTGAGCGTTATAAGTTTAGATCCAAAGGTGGACCCCGATGGCTTCGCCATATTGTTGGAGTTCATGTATACATCCTGCCTCACGCTTAAAGATAACTTCATTATAGCCACCCTCAACACAGCCACATACTTACAGATGGAGCATGTGATGGACACATGCCAGAGGTTCATGGACTCCAG gGGCTTGTGTGTAAAGCAGAGCAGAGCAGAGATGCTGGTTAATCACGGCCATTTATCTTCAGAAGCTCCCTTTATCCTCAGCGATGCCCTGAACACCCAATCCAGCGTGAACTTCAGCACTTACGGTCCTCCCAGCCTGCACTATGCAGTCAGCACTTCCACCGAAAGCCCTTCTCGCTTCTACAGACATCTACCTCTCCCCATGGACACCTCCAACACCGCAAACCCCCTCTGGCAGATCCCGAAGACCGGCGTGATAGCCCGTCAGCAGCACTCCCCGCCAGAAAGCGGAGTCTTGACTCGGACCGTGACTAACAAAGAAGCCACGGAAGCCAGAGAAGAGAAGAACCGTCCATCTGTGCTCTTTCGTTCAGCTCGAGCTGAGGGAGACAGGAAGTCTCCGGTTCTGGAGGTGGAGAACATCGAAGCGTGTCACACCGGCGCACCCAAGAGTCCTCTCAGGTCAGACTGCCAACCCAACTCACCCGCGGAGTCCAGCAGCTGCAGTCGAGGAGCGGCGTCTCCTCCCAGCTCCATCAGTCACCCGAAGGCCCGCAACTGGAAGAAGTACAAGTTCATTGTGCTGAACTCCACAGATGGAGCGAATGACAACAGCTCACCAACTCCAACTCACATGGTCACAGaatccaccaataagagcagtgAAGCCCGAGGGCAACCCATTATGGATAGCAG ATCTACTGATGAATGCATCAAAACAGAGGAGCGTGACACTTCACTTTCCAACACTTTGACAGAGGAGAGCAGCCCAGCACCCACAAAATCAG AAGGGTTCAGACTCTACTGTAACGACTGCGAGTCCAAGAACGAATCTTACGCAGAGAAGCCGCGGTGGCTGGAGGACGGAAAACCATACAAATGTGACGGCTGTCAGACCATGTTCTGCTATAATGGAATTCTAGCGAGCCACAAGTCTGGGCACACAG CAGGAGAAAAACCGTACCGCTGCAACGTATGTGGAGCTCAGTTCAACAGACCTGCCAATCTGAAAACACACTCACGGATCCACTCAGGAGAAAAACCATACAAATGTGAAACCTGCGGCTCACGCTTCGTGCAG GTGGCTCATTTGAGGGCACACGTCctgatccacactggagagaaaccgtacCCGTGTGACATCTGCGGCACGCGCTTCCGCCACCTTCAGACGCTGAAGAGTCACTTACGAATACACACAGGAGAGAAACCTTATCAT TGTGAGAATTGTGACCTGCACTTCCGTCACAAGAGTCAGCTGCGTCTGCATCTGCGACAAAAGCACGGTGCCGTCACCAACACCAAGGTCCAGTACCGCAGAAGCAGAACAGACCTGCCCGTCGGCTCCCTCGTGACCTCTTGA
- the fam78ba gene encoding protein FAM78B, with translation MNILLKYILLFPSLATLTPLISRTMGCIQSIACKPRIRRENIVVYEVSASIDQCPTIIEENSPIVLRYKTPYFRASAGIVMPPVPRNETWTVGWIQACTQMEFFNTYGDIGMSSWELPELREGRVKAISDSDGVSYPWYGNTTETVTLSGPTSKPSRLTVSMNDNFYPSVTWAVPISNSNTPMLTHITRDQSFITWLVALNADTKERIVLQTVRWRMRVDIEVDPSMPLGSRAKLMGRPHQEQPHILSNNEPIPPNALGRPNANDAQVLMWRPRRGQPLVVIPPK, from the exons ATGAATATATTGCTTAAATACATCCTCCTTTTTCCGTCATTGGCCACATTGACACCCCTAATAAGCAGGACCATGGGTTGCATTCAGAGCATCGCCTGCAAGCCCCGCATCCGCCGGGAGAACATAGTGGTCTATGAGGTCTCAGCCTCCATTGACCAATGCCCGACCATCATTGAGGAGAATTCGCCCATTGTCCTGCGATACAAGACCCCGTACTTCAGAGCATCGGCCGGGATCGTGATGCCCCCGGTTCCCAGAAACGAAACGTGGACTGTGGGATGGATTCAGGCGTGCACCCAAATGGAGTTCTTCAACACATATGGTGATATTGGCAT GTCCAGCTGGGAATTACCTGAGCTTCGAGAAGGACGGGTGAAGGCCATAAGCGATTCCGACGGCGTCAGTTATCCCTGGTACGGTAACACCACCGAAACAGTGACCCTCTCAGGCCCCACATCCAAGCCGTCCCGGCTAACGGTGAGCATGAATGACAACTTCTACCCCAGCGTGACATGGGCGGTGCCTATCAGCAACAGCAACACGCCCATGCTCACGCACATCACCCGAGACCAGAGCTTCATCACCTGGCTGGTGGCGCTAAACGCAGACACCAAAGAGCGTATCGTTCTGCAGACGGTGCGCTGGCGTATGCGGGTGGACATTGAGGTGGATCCTTCCATGCCGCTTGGCTCTCGTGCCAAGCTGATGGGACGACCGCATCAGGAACAGCCACACATTCTCAGCAACAATGAGCCCATCCCGCCCAACGCGCTGGGCAGGCCCAATGCCAACGATGCCCAGGTGCTAATGTGGAGGCCTAGGAGAGGACAACCTCTGGTGGTGATACCGCCCAAATAG